Part of the Musa acuminata AAA Group cultivar baxijiao chromosome BXJ3-10, Cavendish_Baxijiao_AAA, whole genome shotgun sequence genome, CAGCTTTCTTTTTCTTACCCGTTACGTCTAACATGCTTTGCATCGCGCACGAAATTTATGAGTGTGGGACCCATCGTAAGGCCAATaataagataggtaggtcagAAAGTAAGATATGAAACGTAGCAAAGTGTGTTTGGAGGAGATGCGAGCCCTCGCGACCACTGCACGGTAGAAGACCAGTCGAAGACGAGATTGGAATGAATAGAGTGGGACGAGATAACGCATCCCCTTCTGCGCATCACCGAGAAATCTCCTCCTCTTCTTGTTTCAATCGGTTCTTTCGGTGGGTTCGTCCTCTTTTCTCGCGTAAAAGGTTCGATTCGGGGTGCTAGGTTTCCGTTCTTCTTCACATTCGGGtcgttggaggaggaggaggaagggagggAGCATGGGTTGGTGGGTGAGGAGTTGCCTGCAGTCGGTGCTGAAGATGGTGAACTCTATGATCGGGTTGACGGGGATGGGAATGATCCTCTACGCTCTGTGGATGCTTCGCTCGTGGTACAAGCACCTGGATGGTACCTCCTTCGGAGTCTCCGGTTCCACGCCTCCATGGTTTGACTCGCTTCTCCTGATTTCCTCTGGCCCTTTCTTGTTCGTCTTATATGTATCCTTTCAAGTGTTTCGCCAAGATGCGATTTTGGATTGCCGTTTGGATGTTTGTCGATTTGGTGAGTGACTTTTGATGGTAAAGGTGAAAGATTCACATCGTTGAGCTTCTAATTTACTTGGAATCAAGTACTTTATGTACTTACTCTTTTAGGTTCATTCACGGATTCACGGTGAGTGAGATATGCTCTATTGGATGTGACTGTAATTACTGCTttagctaaaacattaaaataGGGAAGGATATTTTAGAAAGAATTCAAGGGGTGGAGTCTTGGTGCTTCAGATGGTGATGGGGGACCAGGGAGCAAAgaatattttatttcattttttaatcgAAAATGAATTTGTTTAATTTCTTCATTTGACAAGACTACTAGGCTATCAATTTTGCTTGAAGTAGGAGACCACTGATTTAAGCATATTCTGGAATCAGACTGGAACAACACCGGACTTCTATCCTGTCTTTTGGCTAGTTGGGGTTATGGGCATTGCCTTTGTTTTAAGCAGATTATAGGATTTGAATGGAAAGATGATGTTGTTTGTAAGTACCTAATGTTAATATTGCATTTTTGTTTATTCCTTCTATTCCTAATTTGTATTGATGACTCCTACCCGTTCATCTGCCTCAGGTAACTATCACCTCATTCGTTTGTATCACATTGAACTGCTACCTCATCCACTAGACGGGATGAGGAGTTCAGATAGGATTCCATTAGAGATTGatctatatataatttttcttactCTTATGTTTGTTACTCTATGCATCTTTTGTTGGTTGCTCTCAGGAAATGTGGCCTAGATTAGCAGATATTCTGATAATGGTGACTACATTTCACACATTGATAAAAGGTTATCATGCCAAACAAGTATAGGAGTTTCCATCATGGTGCATCTTGTTTCCAGATGATACAACACTGAAAAATTTTTCAACAATATTTTTCGTGTGGATAATTTTATTCATCTTGTGATGCATCAAACTATATTCTGCGGAGGTGGCAAAACTATTTTATTTTTCACAACGGACATTTTATGTGGAACACTTGGCGCTTAGATAATTCTGATATTGAAGCTCTTTTACTTCAATATAAACTATCCATTTCATTTATATCCGTCTGATATAATTGCGACAACATTGAATCAGATGTCCTTGGGTGTGCAGGTTCATTTACACTTTTCTTGGACTAGGCATCTCCCTTTGTTTGATAACATGCGTGGGTCACATCGCTGCTGAAACAGCTAACAGTTATTGTCTTTCTTGTGTATCCTTTTGCAAAGTGAGATCAGACTTCTCTTTTCTTAGATTATTCTTGAATTGTTTGTGTTTCTTGATGAATGAAATATTGCTGTCATGATTATCAtttctatcaagttttagagaatCTTAAGCTTCCAAAAGAGTTCTTTGTTGTCATGAATTTAGGCATATTGTATATATTAGTTCCTCGAGTAAATTTGACtgcataaaaaattaatttggatTTTTTGAGTTGTCTTTTGATCTACATCTAGCTTCGCTAAACCTTGTAAAAACCTTGTTTTTTGTATTTGTTGCATCATTTTCTATATGAGAGGATGAAAAATTAGACACTATGGCTTACCTTTTCTATGATAATGACACTGACATATCACACACATTTTAATACTTCTCGTCTTATTGGGAACTCAAGCAGAAGTAACAAGAGAGAAGGACGAGAATGAGACATTCACTAGAGATAATAAGGGAGAGAAAGTGGAAATATTATTTTTGTGACCACTATTGCAAGTGTATATTTTCTTGGTCCAttcctttaatattttcattatatcacaTGTTGGAGGTTCTAGAAAGGTCCTTCATTGTGCTCTTTAGTGGCTTAATTTTTCACACTTTTGATCCCATTTAGAATCTATTACCAAGATATTTCTCTATGGTTGTGTGGATTGTCTTTCTTCTCTCTCAGTATCTCACGTCCATTTCTGTGCATCCCCATAGTGAAATGGCAATTCCATTTCACAAGTGCAACCGAATTTCATTGTTCTTGTACTCTGTACCTGCATCAGTATTTCTGCAAAACTGTACTTACATTAATATCATTTAATTTTTTCTATATGTTCATCTACTTAGTGTTCGGAGAGCTTTATTATCCTGTAATGACTCATTCCTTTCTGCTCTATATGTTTTGTAACATTTAAGCATATTGAATAATGCAAATGTCCAATATTTTGACAATTTTTAAAAATTGGAGATCATGATTCCTCAATTTCAGGTAGCTGTGGATGCCGATTCCTTCAATATCCTCATTTACCCCTCTGGCATACTGTTAGCATGACCTGTTAAGAGTTTTACAGCCTCCTAGGTATTAAAAGCACAAAGTGCAAATATTGCATAATTAAAGTGTATGAGTTCTGTAGCCAAATTTAGACAATATTTCTTGATCTAGCACTAAGTTGATTTTTTCATGATATCTGTCCTCAGAATCTTGACAAATGCCAGAATCATCcagtaatttgatattttaattaGCTTATCACCTCTTTCTTGTTAACCTTAATCAGCAGCACAGTACATGGTATTTGTCTTTCTATTTATTACATTGGAGGCTGCAATTACTGCATTTATATTTCTGAACAGAGACTGGGAGGAGGTAGGAATCTGCTTGAACGTCTGTCTATTACcaataaatttattcttttaggTGTGTTTTACATATATTGTCTGATTCCATGCTCTGCATCAGGATTTTCCTGAGGATCCAACGGGAGAGTTCAATGAATTAAAGAATTTCGTGAAATCAAATTTTGAAATGTGTGAATGGATAGGTTTGTTGGTTGTGGCTACACAGGTTAGTGTTTTGTTTCTATTTGCCCTTCTTGTTAAAATGCAAATCCTGAGCTCTGAAAATTGCATATCAGAAGATTATCTTATATTTTCCGGTATGAGTTATGCCAATATTTGTCTCTTTTTTTATGTGCGAGCGGACAATGTCAAATTTGGATCAGAGACACATATCTTATATCCAGTAGAGTCCGGCTAATGAATCCCATTTTGGAATCTATAAGCTCATGCTAGGTTCACATTCAGGGTGGGTCTTTATGTTATTAGGGTCTATTTGTCTGGTTATCCACAAGTGACATGGGTGAAGCTTTCTTCACGGTTGGCACGACGAGACTTGTTCTTTCGTCCTTATTGTAGATTCTGTTTTCGTTTTTTGCTAGAAACACACCTTTTGCTggatcttgatacattatccatcTTTTGTGAGCTTCTTCTGGATAGTAGGGTTTCAGTGATAGTTTGGGGTTAGGCCTTCATATTGTGCAATCTTGGAGTGCTTCATGATTGTTGTCTTTGCCATCGCTCTTCAACATATATTCTAAAATGGAAGTGCTTTGAGTCATGTTATATCAAAATGACACTTTGCCGTCAATTTGTAGGCATTATCTATCTTCGCGGCAATGGTGCTTAGGGCACTTGGACCCGACAGTGGAACCGATTGCGACAGCGATGACGACGCCATACCTGCTAGGCTGCCCCTTATGAGAAACCAGGTTTAGCAAACTCATAGGAAGGTTAACCGCAGCTTGTTTCCGACGAATTCTCGGAACATAAGAATCTATCTCCGTGCTTTTCCGATCCGTTTCCctgacatctttttttttttttttcttttgtgcttATTTTCGCAGGTCAATCGATGAAACCTTTTGCCGATTACCATGTGCATCCCATCCAAAAGAATATTATATTTTGGATTAGGGTTGTATCTCAGTGCTATTATACTGCTGCCTGTACCATTTATGTGGGAGTGATCCAAACTACTGTAACTGTTGTTAGAATTGCGATACCAACGCATGACTCTTCTTGACACCCGTTGCTGACACTGTGATAGTTGTCATGACCATCTGATACATTATTGGTACAGAAAATACAAAAAGGTCACTTTCTTCCTTATTGCTTCACTGTTGCGATTTCTTTGGGTTGACCTGATCGTGGAGATGATGGAGACATAACAGGCTGTAAAAGTTGACAGTCGCAGAGATACTTGTAATAGAATTCAGGGGATTTCTTCTCTGTTCTTTTGGCATTCTCAAGCTTCAACTTGGACAGTCAGCGATCTTATCCACAGTTTGACCTGCCATCCCACGTGGAGTTTTGCCTTTGGCACGTGACGTGCACACACATCTACGTCACATTGGAGCGGGTGCTTATTATTTCATTTTCGACGCGTGTGATTGTCCGCTGCAATACATCGCACACACTGTGATAGATGGGGCCCACGAACACACGAGGTCGGGGTGAGTCGGTTGAATCAACGTGGGGTTTCTCGTGGACTTTCTCCGTCGACAGCAGATGCGTCCGACGCCGTGGCAGCTTATCCGAAGGCCTTGGCGTGGCGCCGCGTCATCGGATAAGCTCCCGTAACATGCGCGCTCTCCACCCAACTGACGTCGGACTTATTTAAGGCCCCGCTTCGTCCCTCTACGAGACTCCATTCCCATCCTTTCTTCATCTGTTGTACTTTCCTCGCTTCAGAAGCATTACGCAAACTCGACAAAGGAGAAGATGTTGGCTATATTCCACAAAATGGTCGCCCACCCTCCTCAGGAGCTCGGctgctccgagtccacctccactgTCCCTCCCATGCCCGGCTACAGCCGGCGGCAACCCAAGAACCCCGACGAGATCCTCAGGGACTTCCACTCCGCCCACCCCGCCCACGCCTTCTGTGCCACCTTCAGCGGCGGCGCCGCCCTCGCCTGCCTCGGCCCCCGCGCCCCGCCTCCCTCCCTCCTCCACCGGAGGTGCGCACTTCTCTCAATTCGCATCGTAGAAGAAGAGTACGTACGTGTGTATACGTTAAGCCTAACATCGTCGGTGCGGCTGCAGGTGGTTCTGTAGCTTTGATGAAGTATACTGCATGTTCGTAGGGAGCCTCGACAATCTGAGCTCCCTCGTCAGGCAGTACGGGCTCTGCGGCAAGTCCACCAACGAGGCGCTGTTGGTGATCGAGGCCTACCGGACGCTGCGCGACCGCGGGCCGTACCCGGCCGACCAGGTCGTGAAGGACCTCGGCGGCAGCTTCGCCTTCGTCGTCTACGACAACAAGAACGGCGCCGTCTTCGCGGCCCTGGTACGTACACCCCCCGCCACATGTAGCCATCGATCCATCTCGATCAGGGATTTGAGTTCTCATTCTTGTTCCGCCTGCCATCGTCGTTGACACAGAGCTCGGACGGCGGCGTGCCACTGCACTGGGGCATCGCGGCGGATGGCTCCGTGGTGATCTGTGACGACAGGGAGATCATGAAGGGAAGCTGCGGCAAGTCTTATGCTCCGTTCCCAGCAGGTACGGTCGATATCTGCCACTTTACCCTCTTGGTTTGAAGTGATGGAATAGGTGACATCATGAATGGGTGTCATGGTCCAGGGTGCATGTTCCACAGTGAGGGAGGGTTGAGGAGCTTCGAGCACCCGACGAAGAAGATGCAGGCGATGCCGAGGGTGGACAGCGAGGGAATGATGTGCGGCGCCAGCTTCAAGGTGGACGCCTTCTCGAAGATCGCCACCATGCCCCGGGTGGGCAGCGCCGCCAACTGGACCTCGTGGGATGACTCCTACTGAACCCAATTGCAGATCTCAGCTGTTCCTCTATGGAGACCTGTTATCCTTGTTCCAGTTTCAAAGCATGCAACTAAAAGTTCAATcaataaataagtttcatcaaTGATGAGACTCCCATGAATGTTTGGTGAGTAAGCTTGTAATTTGCTTAATGAATTTAAAGCAAGTCAGCTAAATTAAAAGAGAAGATTTATCAGCAAAAATAGAACGTTCTGTTTATCATCACAAAACatcctatttttattttaaataaatcctGCCTTTAAAACGAGGGGGTAGAAATAATATCATGATAATAAATTACAAGAGGGAATCTCTTGTGGTCGAATCTGATGCAATGCAGAGATCGATATCAAAAACCTGAATTTAAAGAAAGAATCATCTTGGAATTTAATTATATGTGCGTAAAGAGAATTTTGAGCTTAGCTCATTGTTTCTGAGCTGTAAATATTCTCTCACGTCTTTCTCGGGCAATCATAGTACCAAACTGGAATGATACGTTTAGTCAATCCTCCTATGTTTAGAGGAGGAATGACCGGGCAAAGGACCTGATTAATATTTTATGCCCGAGGAGCAATGATggtaattaactttcttttttcgGGAAAAAATGCCTATGCCAGATTCTTACAAAGAAGTGACAAGTTTGACCGGAAGAAGAACAAATAGACAGTAATGCAACTGAACATTGGATATGATACAGAGGTCAAAATCCATTTAAAGCTCCAAAAATATTACAAGGCATGAGTCTCTCGGCATGAGAGGAGGTGCTCACCATATATAGAGGATCTGAAAGGAAGCAAATCACCTCGTGGGTGTCCTTTACTCCAAGTCAATAATCTTCTGCAGCGTATTCAGGTAGGTGTAACTGGAGAAGAGCACAAATAACTTCCTAAACCTGCAAGAACATCCCAATCATATACCCAAAGAAAGGAAAGTACATCATTGATGCTGGAGCATAAACATATCATGCATGCATACTACATGGCTCGAAGAAATTCAATCGTTACACCAACATTGAAAACCCAAAACTAGCACTCACAAGGGATCACCCCCGTTACGAGAGAATATAGATATGTCCAATAACAAGTTTTTGAATACAATCATATTAGTTTAATGAATTTCTTagataaaagaaaacaaaagaaacaccCAATCATTTGCTGATGCTTATACTTAACCACTATGCAGGATACTAAACGAAGGTGCCTTTAGTGCAGATGATGATAGTTGTATTCAACCATTGATGCTGGTTATCTATTCTAGTTGCTTTCTTACACAATTTG contains:
- the LOC104000508 gene encoding tetraspanin-19 isoform X2; its protein translation is MGWWVRSCLQSVLKMVNSMIGLTGMGMILYALWMLRSWYKHLDGTSFGVSGSTPPWFIYTFLGLGISLCLITCVGHIAAETANSYCLSCYMVFVFLFITLEAAITAFIFLNRDWEEDFPEDPTGEFNELKNFVKSNFEMCEWIGLLVVATQALSIFAAMVLRALGPDSGTDCDSDDDAIPARLPLMRNQV
- the LOC104000508 gene encoding tetraspanin-19 isoform X1, translated to MGWWVRSCLQSVLKMVNSMIGLTGMGMILYALWMLRSWYKHLDGTSFGVSGSTPPWFIYTFLGLGISLCLITCVGHIAAETANSYCLSCYMVFVFLFITLEAAITAFIFLNRDWEEDFPEDPTGEFNELKNFVKSNFEMCEWIGLLVVATQALSIFAAMVLRALGPDSGTDCDSDDDAIPARLPLMRNQVNR
- the LOC135651558 gene encoding stem-specific protein TSJT1-like: MLAIFHKMVAHPPQELGCSESTSTVPPMPGYSRRQPKNPDEILRDFHSAHPAHAFCATFSGGAALACLGPRAPPPSLLHRRWFCSFDEVYCMFVGSLDNLSSLVRQYGLCGKSTNEALLVIEAYRTLRDRGPYPADQVVKDLGGSFAFVVYDNKNGAVFAALSSDGGVPLHWGIAADGSVVICDDREIMKGSCGKSYAPFPAGCMFHSEGGLRSFEHPTKKMQAMPRVDSEGMMCGASFKVDAFSKIATMPRVGSAANWTSWDDSY